The nucleotide sequence CGTCGGCCCTGTTGTGGCGGCTGCTGCTGGCCGGCGACCGGCGGACGGCGCGCTGGAACGCTCTCGCCGATGCGTGGGCGGCACGCCGCGACGGGCCGTTCTACGCGTTCAACGACGTGCACGCGGTGATGGCCTATCTGGGTGCGGAACGGCTCGCGGACGCGGAGGCACTGGTCCGCGACCGGAAGGCGTGGCTGGCGACGCCGCACCCGGGCGTGGCCAATCACGCGATGACGGACGAGATCGGGGTGCCGGTGTGCCGCGCGCTGATCGCGTACGCGACGGGCCGGTACGACCAGGCGGTGGAGCTGCTGATGCCGCTGCGGTACCGGCTGCACACATACGGCGGCAGCCACGCGCAGCGCGACGCCGTGCAGAAGACCCTGATCGAGGCGGCGCTGCGCGGCGGCCGTGACGACCTCGCCCGCACCCTGGTGAGCGAACGACTCGGGCTGCGCCCGAACAGCCCCTACAACTGGGCGACGCGGGCACGTCTCGCCGAGCGGTCCGGCCACGCGGCGGAGGCCACGATGGCGCGGGAGCGCGCACGGGAACTGACGAGCGGCGCCCGCGCGCGGTAACGCGAGGCGCACCGCCGATTCGGCGCGCGTCCGGCCGCGCACGAAACGCGGCGGGCCGGAACGACGGGCCCGGTGCCGCGCGGCGCGGACCGCGCGGCACCTCCTGCGACACTGGCGGCATGTCCGCCGCCGGCCCGCTCGCCCTGCCCGCGTTCCTGCCGCCGGGTTTCCGGTCCGTGCGGTACGCCGCCGCCCGGCATCCCGGCACGACGACGGCCGGCGACCTGTCGGGCGGTGCGAACTGCCAGGTCTACGCGTACGCGGTCCTCGCCCATGTCGGCCTGCGCGTGCCGCCGTTGCGCTCGTCGGAGCTGTGGGCGGATCGGGAGGCCACCGAATCGGCGGCGGTGCCGGGCCTGTTCGACCTCGTCCTGTTCGACGGCGGCCGAAAGCCCGGGCGTGACGAGGGATATGGCGCGCATGTGGGTGTGCACGTCGGGCCCGACCGGGTGCTGCATCTGTGCCGCGAGGTCGGCGCCCCGGCCGTGTGGTCGTACCGTGACTTCGCCGAACGCCCTTACTACTCAAGGCTGTTGGGCATCAAGCGGGTCCGCGGGCGGCGCCCGTCCTCGGCGGCGGCATCCGGGTGACGCGGCTTGCCGCGTCCGGGCATTCGGGTGCGGCGGCGCCACGCCGCACACCGCCCGGCCGCGCACCGCCGTATGCGGGCACATAAAGTCGCGTCATGACGAGCACTCCTCTGCCCGCGGCCGACGGTCCGGCGCTGTATGCCGTCAGCGACGTGCACACCGCGATTCCGGCGAACTTCGCGATCGTGGAGGGCGTCCGGCCGAGAACGGACGCGGACTGGCTGATCGTGGCGGGCGACGTGGCCGAGCGCCCGGACGACATCGCCAAGACCCTCGGCCTGTTCGCGGACCGCTTCGCCAAGGTCGTCTGGACACCCGGCAACCACGAGTTGTGGACCGCGAAGGACGACGGGCCCGAACTGCGCGGCGACGCCCGGTACCGCCACCTGGTCGAGCTGTGCCGCGACCTGGGCGTGGCGACGCCGGAGGACCCCTACCCGGTGTGGTCGGGGCCGGGCGGGCCGGTGACGATCGCCCCGCTGTTCGTGCTGTACGACTACACGTTCCTGCCACCCGGCACCACCACGCGCGAGGAGGCCTTGGAGGTCGCCTACAAGGCGGGCGTGGTGTGCACCGACGAGTTCACCCTCGACCCGGCGCCGTTCCCGAGCCGCCAGGCGTGGTGCGCGGAGCGGGTCGCGTACAGCGAGGCGCGCCTCGCGGACGCGGCCGACCCGGCGGCGCCCTTCGTGCTGGTGAACCACTTTCCGACGGTACGCACGCCCACGGACGTGATGTGGTACCCGGAGTTCGCCCAGTGGTGCGGCACCGTGCGGACGGCCGACTGGCACACCCGCTTCCCCACCGCCGCCGTCGTCTACGGGCACCTGCACATCCCGCGGACGACGTGGTACGACGGCGTGCGCTTCGAGGAGGTGTCGCTCGGCTACCCTCGCGAACGACGCAACGGCCTGCGCAGGCCGATCCCGCGACGGATCATCCCGGCGGAAGAGGGGGGCAAATGACCGGCGACGCACTCGACGGCGGAGCGGCCGAGGCGCTGCGCGAGCCGCCCCCGGCCTCCGGCACCCCGGCCGCGACACCTCCGGACACCGGGCGGGCGACCCTGCTCGCCCTGATCCTCCCGGCGTCGGTGGCAACCGAGGAGTGCTTCGACGACCCGCCGGGCACCGCGCTGTTTCCCGAGGAAGAGGCCTGCGTCGCACGGGCGGTGGACAAACGCCGCCGCGAGTTCACGACCGTGCGCCGGTGTGCGCGCCTGGCGCTCGGCCGCCTCGGGGTGGCGCCGGTGCCGCTGGTCCCCGGTGAGCGCGGCGCGCCGAGTTGGCCGGCGGACGTCGTGGGCAGCATGACCCACTGCGCCGGCTACCGAGCGGCGGCGGTCGCCCCGGCGGCACGGATCCGGACGATCGGCATCGACGCGGAGCCCGCCGAGGAGCTTCCCGAGGGAGTCCTCGACTCCATCGCGTCGCCGGACGAGCGCCGCCACCTGGCCGCGTTGAGCGTGTCGCGTCCGGAAGTGCCGTGGGAGCGGCTGCTGTTCAGCGCCAAGGAGTCCGTCTACAAGGCGTGGTTCCCGCTGACCCGCCGCTGGCTGGGCTTCGAGGAGGCCGAGGTCGGGTTCGACGTCGCCGCCGGGGCCTCCACCGGGACCTTCGCGGCGCGCATCCTCGCCCCGGACGCTCCCGTCGAGATGTTCACGGGCCGCTGGATCCTCGCGTCCGGCATCGTCGCCACGGCGATCGCGGTCCCGCGCGCCGACTGACCGGGCGGCCCCCCACGGCCGTCCGGTGCCACCGGACGGCCACGCCCGCACGGGGACTTACCCCCGGGTGTCGTCAGGCGCGGGCCAGCCACACCCACACGGGAAACGACGCGCCGCAGACATGCCACCCCCACGGTCCGCCCACCGCGGCGGCCCGGGTGCCGCCGTGCGTCGGTGCCGCCCCCAACCCGCGGCCGGTGCGGCCCGGGCCCGGTGTGACGCTGCTCCCGACCTCTGGACAGCGAGTCAGGTTAGGTTAACCTAAGTTCCGAAACCCGCCGGGGGCACCCGCCTTCCGGCGCGACGGAACGCGGGTGCTCGCGCACGCCCCGTCGGACCATCCGCACGCGCAAGGAGCAAGCCATGCCGATCTCCGGGGTCAGCGCACCGCGCTTCACCCGCGCCGGCGCCGCCCCGCGCCGTGCCCGGCCCACCGCCCTCGGCACGCCGCCGCGCATGTTCCGTTGACGCCCCGCCCGGCCGCCGCACGCGCGTCCGGTCCCGCACGACGACAGGAGTCGCCCGTGACGACCTCTGACAGCCCGTTCCGCTTCTTCGACCTGCATGTCGTGCGCGCCGAGCGGATCGGCCCCGGTTTCGTCCGCGTCACGTTCGGCGGCGAGGACCTGGCGTCCTTCGTGACCGACGGCCGCGACCAGCGGCTCAAACTGTTCTTCCCGCACGCCGGCCAGGACGCGCCGGTCGTGCCCGTCGACGCGGGCGACGACTGGTTCACGACGTGGAGCGCCATGGACGCGCACGAGCGCGGCATCATGCGCACCTACACCGCCCGCGACGTACGGCGCGATCCCGACGAGCTGGACGTCGACTTCGCGGTGCACGGCGACTCCGGCCCCGCGTCGCGGTGGGCCGGCAACGCCGCCCCCGGGCAGCGCCTCGTCGCCATGGGCCCGCGGCGCACCGACAACGGCGGCGCCGACTTCGCACCGCCGCGCGACGCGCCGTGGGTCCTCGTCGCCGCCGACGAGTCGGCGCTGCCGGCCGTCGAGGGCATCCTGCGCTGGCTCCCCGAGGGGCCGCCGGCCCACGTGTGGATCTCGGTCGCCCACGACGCCGACCGGCGCGAACTGCCCGCCCGCGCCGGGACGAACGTCCGCTGGTTCACCCGCAACGGTTCCGGCGACCCGATACCGGGCGCCATCGCCGAGGCCGACCTCCCCGAAGGCACGCCGTACGCCTGGATCGCCGGGGAGTCGAGCATGGTCCGCGCGGTGCGCCGCAACCTCGTGCGCGACCGGGGGTACGACCGCAAGTCCGTGTCGTTCACCGGCTATTGGCGGCGCGGCGCGACCGACGACGACCTGCTCGTGGAGTCCCTGGCCGGCCAGGAGCCCTACCTGCCGGGCAAGGACGACTGAGCCGGAGACGGGGCCCACGGGCCCGAATGCCCCGCGGGCGACCGGGTAGCCGCGCGGCGTAACGGCAGCCGAACCCGAAAGGAGCGCCGTCATGCCCCGCGGATCGAGCCCCAAGCGCGAACGCCAATACGAGCACATCAAGGAGAGCGCGCTGGAGCGCGGCGAAAGCCGCGAGCGCGCCGAGGAGATCGCGGCCCGCACCGTCAACAAGGAGCGCGCCCGGCACGGCGAGTCGCGGACCGCGAGCCGCACGTCGACCCGCGACATCTCGTCGGGTCGGCGCGGCGGCCTCCGGTCCCACCGAGGGCCGGGCGGCCCGACGTACGACCAGCTCTACGCCGAGGCCAAACGCCGCGACATCAAAGGCCGTTCGAAGATGAACAAGAAGGAACTGTCCAGCGCTCTGGGCGGGAAGTGACCCCGGCGGCGCACCGAGGAACGCTCCGCCTCCGGCGGAATACCCTTCGTGGCCCTGGACGCACACCGTGATGGTTGGTTGACTGGCCGTCAAGACACACGGGGGGCGGAGTGTTTCCGCGCACGGCGTCGGTGGTGCTCCCCCAGACGAACAATCCGAGGGAGACCCAGCGCATGACCCACGCACCCACCCGCGCCATCCGCGCCTCGGTCGGCACGGCGAGCCGACCGCACGGGCTCCGGAGGCACCATCGAGGCACGTCACGCGGCCTGCTCGCCGACGACGGGCTCCGGATCGACCTCGACGACCGCACGATCACCGTCGGCGACCGGCTCCTGGATCTGACGTACCTCGAATTCGAGCTGCTGGCCTACCTGGTGCTGCACCCGCGCCAGGTCTTCACGCGGCGGCAGCTCATGGAGCGCGTCTGGGGCTACCCGGAGATCGGCGGGGGCCGCACGGTCGACGTGCACGTGGCACGCCTGCGCCGCAAGCTCGGCGCCCGGCATCGGGGGCGCCTGACGACGGTGCGCCGGGTGGGCTACAAGTACGAGCCGCACGACATGGCGGCGGCGCGGCGGTTCGTCCCGCAGGCGAGGTCGGAGCCGCGCTACGTCCAGGCCCGGCACCGCGCCTGACGCGGGGCGGTCGGCCGCGACCCGGCGGGAGGACGAGTGCCGCGCGCGGGCCCTCGTCCTGCCGCCGGGTCGGCTCGGGCCCGTCCTACGCGTGGCAGCTGAGCGGTCTGCCGCCGTTGAAGACGACCATGTCGAGGAGCGCGGCCTCGATGTCGACGTCGCGGCCGTCGAGTTCGGCGTACGCCCGGTGCAGGTTGCCCACCAGGCGTTCCGGGTCGGACAGCGCGGCGTGCTCGCCGAGGTCGGTCTCGCGGGCGGTGTCCAGCGGGCTCAGGCCCGCCGCGCGGCCTGCCGCCGCCGTCTCGATCACGAAGCGGACGTAACCGGCCGTGACGTCGATCTGCTCGGGCCCGCAGACGGGTCCGTGGCCGGGGACGAGCGTGTGCGCGCCCAACGCGCGCAGGCGCTCCAGCGCGTGCAGGCAGCCGGTCGGCGAGCCCATGAGCAGGAACGGCGTGCCGCCGTTGAAGACGAGGTCCCCGGTGAAGACGACGCCCTGGTCGGGGAGCCAGACGACCGAGTCGTTCGTGGTGTGGGCGGGGACGCCGAAGTGACGCACCTCCGCGCGCGTGTCCCCCGCGTACACGGTGACCTCGTCACGGAACGTGAGAAAGGGCGGGGCGACCCGCAGGTCGCCCCACGCGACGCCCGGCCACACCGCGTCGTAGTCGCGCAGGCCCTGCCGCAGGATCTCCGCCCGGGTCTCCTCGTGCCCGACGATGGTGGCCACCGGGAACAGGTAGTTGCCGTGTGTGTGGTCGCCGTGATGGTGGGTGTTGACCAGCGTGCGCACGGGCGCGCCGCCGGAGACCCGGGCGATGGTGTCGGCGTACGCGCGGGTGCGCCGCTCTGTCGCGCAGGTGTCGACGGCGACGACGCCGCCCCCGCCGACCAGGAATCCCGCGTTGTTGATCCACCAGGTGCCGTCCGGCTGGATGTACGCGAAGACTCCGTCGGCCACTTCGCCGAGCAGCGGGGCGGTAGTGGGCTCGGGATCGCGGGTGATGCCGTGCGACGCGCTCATGGGTCTCCCCCCAAGAGGTCGGCGGTCTGTTCGCTCCGGAATACACCGCGGGCGGCGCGACGTTCCACCATCCACACCAGCGAAAGCCCATTTATTCGAGCGAATGCACACGAAACGACGCCGGGTTTCGGTGACGGCCGGGGCTCGGATCACCGAGAAACCTTGGGCGATTAATTATTTGCCTAGGATTCCTAGGAAGGTTAGCGTCGGCCGCATGAGACCAGTAACCGAGCAGGAGATCCGCGCGTCCTTCGTCAACTGCTCGAAGGGCGACGCGAAGCGCCTGTCCGTCCCCCGGGACCTGTCCGAACGTCCCTGGGACGACCTGGACTTCCTCGGGTGGCGCGACATGTCCGCTCCGGATCGCAGCTATCTGGTGGCCGAGCGCGGCGACGGGCTGGTGGGCGTCGCGCTGCGCTTCCCCTCCCAGCAGCGCGGGTTCCTGCACCGCGGCATGTGCACGCTGTGCCTCACGACACATCCCGGCAGCGGCGTGTCCCTGATGACCGCGCGCCGCGCCGGCAAGCCCGGCCGCGAGGGCAATTCGGTCGGCGTCTACATGTGTACGGACCTGGCCTGCTCACTCTACGTGCGCGGCATCAAGGCGCCGGAGCCGGGCGGCCGTTTCCGGGAGTCCTTGTCCCTCGACGAACAGATCGCCCGCACCCACGGCAAGATCGCGGCCTTCCTCGACAAGGTGATCGGCGATGCCCGGGGCGCGGGGGCCGCGGGAGCCTGAGCGCCGCGGCCTCGCATGCCCCGGGAGACGGCGCCGACAAGGCCGTCCGACGCGACGCCGACGCGCCGCCACCGGCTGCCGCGATCCCGCCCCCATGGGCGGAGTCCCTTGGGGTAGAAGGTGATTGACCTGACGTCAGGTGCGGGTGGCGGCCCGCTCCGACGTCAGGTCGCCATGCCCGCGCGGACGGCTCAGTGCCGCAGTGCGCGCGGAACGGACGCGGTGACGTTGTCGTTCAGGTCGAAGTTGCTGCGTGCGGTCCCCGTGCCGGTCTTGCCGGGTTCGACGTTCTTGATGTTCAGCACCACGGTGTCGGCGATGTCGTTGTTGGGCTTGCGGAATTCCACCTGGACGAGGAAGTCGGCCGACGAGTCGCCGGTGTTCGTCGCCGTCACCTCGGTGGTGGCCCGGCCGTCCGAGTCGATCCGGACCGGACCGGGCTTGACGTCGCCGGCGGCGTCGACGCCGTTCCTGAAGTCGTTGAATTCGTCGCCCGCCCGATCCAGGGCGCTCTGGACGGACGACGCGGCGTCGCGGAGGTCCTTCGGCTGGTCGTCGTCGCTGCACCCGGCCGTGCCCCATGCCAGCGCCGCGACAAGCGTCGCGGCACCCGCCACCGCGCCCACGCGGCGGCGCCGGAGCGGGATTTCGTTCCATCGAGTCATAAGGCAGTCGCTACCCGTCAAGACCACGGCAAATCACCTGGTCAGCGAGTCCGGCAAAATCTTTGTGAAATCCCGCGACGCGGCGTGATCGTTTCCCGGCCGATTTTCGGACGCCGGAGTGGGTAGTGACTGTGATGAGGCCGATAGGCCTGAGCCCTGTTTCGCCCCCGGCGGAGGCCGGACCACCGCGAAGTGGGGCGGACGGCATGACGAACCGTCCCCGAGGCATCGACTGCCCGGGTCTTCCGCGCGCCCGAGGAAGACGGACGTACGGAAGCCCTCCGTGCCACGGCGAGCACGCGCCCCGCCGCGAGCGACCGAAGCCGCCCGCGACCCGCGGTGAGCCATGGCGAATCGGAGCTGCAAGGAGCCCAAACCATGCCCGCGCACTCCCGCTCGGCGTCGACCGCACCGCCGCGCGCCGCGTCCCGACAACGCACCGCGCCAGCACCAGACCGCACCGCCGAGAAGCACCGCACCGCACCCCACCGAGCCCCCGCCCCCTCGGCCGCACGGCCGGGCACGGGCGGCACCGACACCGCACACCCGCTCCCGCCCGGAATCGAGGCCGCGACCCGCTACACGGCGGACGAATTGCGCGGCATGGGCAAGTACGAGGCACGAGCGCTGAGCGACACACTGATCCGCCGCCTGCGCACCCTCGCCCCCGAAGCCGTCGAGTACGGCGAACTGCGCGGCACGATCGTGGAGCTGAACCTCCCGCTCGTGCGCTACGCGGCCCGCGAGTTCGGGCACCGGCGCGAGGCGTACGAGGACATTCTGCAGACCGGGATCGTCGGCCTCATCAAGGCCGTCGACGCGTACGACGTGGACCGCGGCGTCGAATTCGCCAGTTTCGCGCTGCCGACGATCTCCGGGGAGATCAAGCGGTTCTTCCGTGACACCTCGTGGCCCGTCCACGTGGCCCGCGGCCTCCAGGAACGCTTCCTGGCGGTGACGCGGACCTCGGACCGGCTCGAACAGAAACTCGGACGCGAGCCGACGACCGAGGAGATCGCGCGGCAACTGGGCGTGACGGCGCAGGAAGTCCAGGACGGCCGCGACGCCGGACGCGCGTACCTCGTCGACTCGCTCGACGCCGGGCGCGGCGGCGACCACGAGGGCGAGAGCAGCCCGCAGGGCCGCACCCCGCTCACCGAGCGCCTCGGCTACGACGACCGCGAACTGGACCTCGTCGATTTCCGGGAGTCCGTGAAACCGCTGATGGGCACGCTGTCGCAACGCGAGCAACTCCTTCTGGAACTGCGCTTCTGGCACGCGTTGCCGCAGCGGGAGATCGCCGCACGGCTCGGCATCTCGCAGATGCACGTCTCGCGCCTGCTCTCGCAGACGCTCGCGTACCTGCGCGAACGCCTGGAAGCCGACGAACCGACCACGAACACCGGCCGCACCTTCACGCGAGGAGCCGCGGCATGAATTCGGGCAATGCCTCCGGCACCCGCGAACCGGCGACCGTCGTCGCGGACGACGGCGACTGCCTGCTCATGGTCGACATGGGCGGCACTCCCGGTTCGGTGCGCGTGGCACGGCGCAGCTGCGCCGATTTCCTGGCGCGCGCCACCTCGGACGGCGGCCAGCCTATGGGAAGCGAGGCGACGACCGACATTCTGCTCGTCGTCGGCGAGCTGGTGGCGAACGCGTGCCGGCACGCCCCCGGTCCGTGCCGCCTGACCGTGGCGCTGTCCGATCACGGGGCGGACGTCGCGGTACGCGACACCGGCCGCGGCATGTTGCGGCTCGTCGGAGGCACGGGGGCGGGGTACGGGCTGCTCATCGTCGCGCGGCTCACCGAGGGTATCCACGTGCTCCCCCTCGACGACGGCAAGGTCGTCCGCGCGACCGTGCCCCTCCCGGGGCCGAGACCCACGAACGGCGTCTACATCGCACCGCCGGTTGCGCCGCGCGAGTGATCTCGCGGCGCAACCGGCGGCCCTGTCGGCGCGCGTGCGCGTGGCGGCGGCGATCCGACCGGTACACCTGTTCCGTGTGTGGATGGGGTCGGCCCGGGCCACGGCACTTGTGCCGTGGCCCGGGCCTCGTCATGCGCGCGGGAGCCGTCAGGGCCGGCGCAGGACCCCCGGCGGCACCTCGTCGCCCCAATGAGCCTTGCGCGCCCAGCGGAACGCGTCCTTGTGGCTGCGCGCGACGACGGCCTCGCGCATCTCGGGGGCCTCGCAGACCGTGAACCGGATGTGCCCGGAACGCACTTGCGGCGCGCGCAGCACCCGGGCCGCCGCGTGCGCGGGCTCGCCGCGCGACGCCGAGACGTACGCGAACTTCTCGTCCTCGAAGCCGAGTTCGCCGCCCTTCACGGCACGATGCACACCGGACCGGGCGACCCGCGCGGCGAAGTGGCACCAGTCGTCGCCGGACATCGGGCACGCCGCGTCGGACGGGCAGGGGGCGGTGATGGTGGCTCCCGCGCCGATGAGCCGGTCGCGCACGCCGCGCAGCCGTGCGAAACCGGCGGGCGTTCCCGGCTCGACGACGACGAGTTCGCCGAGCGTCGCATCCCACCAGCGGTCGACGGCGTCGTCGAGGGCGGAGGCGGGCAGCTCGCCGAGCACGAACGACGCGACGACCAGGTCGGCGCGTGCCTCGGGCGGATCGGCGACCGACCCGCGGTGCCATTCCGCGCCGCGCACCGCGGGCGACGCGCACCGGCGCGCCAACTGCCGCCCGGCGTCGATCATCGCGCCGGCCTGCTCCACACACGTCACGGCCGCGAGCGAGGGGAACATCTCGGCAGCCGCCCACATCGCGGTGCCCGGACCCGCCCCGAGGTCGAGCAGCGTCGCGGGCTCCCACGCGGGACGGCGCTCGGCCACCGCACCGAGGACGGTCCGCGCGACGGCCAGCGTCGCGGGCATGCGCGCGGCGAGATACGCGTGCACGTGGTCGCGCGTCAGCCGCGCGTCGTCCGGCGTCGCGCCGCCGGTGCGGTAGAGGTCCGACAGCTCTTGGTACGCCTGCGCGAGCCCGCGCGACCGCCCCCCGAACTCGTGCGCGACCGCCGCGGCCAGATCGAGTGCGCCGACGTCGTCCGACCGCGTCGCGGGGGTGTGCGCGAACGCCCGTGAACTCATGCGGGGACCCTAACAGCGCGGCGCGACGGCGCGGACCGCGGCGGCGGGGCGGGGGCGGGGGCGGGACTGGTCGGGGCGGCGCCGCCGGGAGCCGACGCGGCCGGGTCGTGCGGCGAGCCGACCGGCACCGGGGACGGCGCGGCGCGGCCTTGGCCCGTCGGCGAGGAGAACGCGTCGGCGCCGATGCCGTACGGCGTTTCGGGGTGCATGACGTCCGTCGGCGGGCCTCCCTTGCGCGAACTCGTGGGCGGCGCGGCCGAGTCCGCCCCTTCGGCGGCGCGGTCGTACGCCGTCTCTTCTCCTTCCGGCCCGTCCGCGGTCAGTGCGTTCCCTCCCGGCCGATGCGCCCGGCGGCCCGCGCGGGCGGCTCCACGTCGTCTTCGTGCATCGCGCGCGCGGTGTGGAACCGGTCGACTATGCGGGCGAGTTCGGTCTCCCGAAGGGACTTGCCCCGCAGCACCGGGAACAGGTCCCGGCGTTCGTGCAGGAGCAGTTCGTCCGCCGCGGCGGCCGCGGAATGCGCCTGGTCGAGGAAGCCGGGGCCGTCCGGTCCCAGGCGCTGCGCGGCGGATAGGAAGCCCTCGACGTGCGCGTTGGTGCGCTTCGCGTCGTCGATGAGCGCGCCGCGGTCGGGGTCGTGGCGGCGGATCGCGGGGTAGAGGACCTCCTCCTTGGCAGCCGCCGTCGTCCGCAGGGCCCGGGCGGTGTCGGGCAGCAGGGCCGCGGTGTTCCGCGGTGTCGACCGCCAGCGCTGGATCAGCGCCCGCAAACTGTCGTTGTCGTCGATGAGTTGCGCGTACGCGTCCACGTCCGCCTCCCGTGGGGGTGGGATGGTGCGGGCGGGCGGCGTCCCCGCGCGCCGGCGCCCCGCGTGGCCTCCTTGTCGCGGCGGCTGCCCGATTCCCCCTCGGCGACACCACGTATCGCCCGGCGGAGGCCGGGCAGCCGCTGGTCATGAGAATCACCAACGTCATGGCACAGCTGGAGAACGCGGACGCCTTGGACCGCCCCGCCGCGTGGCTGCGTGGGCTGGTGGACAAAGTCCCGCGCGGGCCCGTGCGGGACACCTTGCACGGCGTGCCGATCGGTCACCCTCTGCATCCCGCGGTGGTGCACTTGCCGCTCGGCGCGTGGGTTTCGGCGGCGATCCTGGACTTCGCGCCGCGTACCGGGCCCGCGTCCGCGACGCTCATCGCCGTCGGACTGGGCGGCGCGGTCCCGGCCGCGGCGTCGGGCGCGGTCGACTGGGCGGCGACGCGGAAACCCCAGCAGCGGGTCGGCATCGCCCACGCCGCGTGCAATGTCGCGGCCGTGGGGATGTACAGCGCGTCGCTCATCGCGCGGATGCGCCACCGTCCGTGGCACGGGCGCATGTGGTCGACGGCGGGACTGACAGCCATCTCCATCGGCGGCTTCCTGGGCGGCCACCTCGCCTACCGGCAGGCGACCGGCGCGAACCACGCCGATCACATTCCGTTCACGGTCGACGACCACGAGTGGCATGCCGTGGGACCGCTGGAGGACCTGCCCGAGGGCCGCGCGGTGCGCCGCCACCTGGGCGACACGCCGCTGCTCGTGGTGCGCCGGGGCAGCGGTGTCGACGTCCTCGCCGACCGTTGTGCCCACCTCGACGGCCCGCTGTCCGAGGGCGAGATCGACGTCGTGGACGGATGCGTGGTGTGCCCGTGGCACGAGAGCACCTACCGCCTGTCCGACGGCG is from Yinghuangia sp. ASG 101 and encodes:
- a CDS encoding Rieske 2Fe-2S domain-containing protein, coding for MRITNVMAQLENADALDRPAAWLRGLVDKVPRGPVRDTLHGVPIGHPLHPAVVHLPLGAWVSAAILDFAPRTGPASATLIAVGLGGAVPAAASGAVDWAATRKPQQRVGIAHAACNVAAVGMYSASLIARMRHRPWHGRMWSTAGLTAISIGGFLGGHLAYRQATGANHADHIPFTVDDHEWHAVGPLEDLPEGRAVRRHLGDTPLLVVRRGSGVDVLADRCAHLDGPLSEGEIDVVDGCVVCPWHESTYRLSDGEVVHGPATAPQPVFETRLDGKGVWVRMPA